The following proteins are encoded in a genomic region of Planctomycetaceae bacterium:
- a CDS encoding aminodeoxychorismate/anthranilate synthase component II: MIVVLDNYDSFTYNLVQRIGELGTGHEIHVFRNDVITAEQVEQEYKPTHLIISPGPCTPNEAGYSCDFVRHFHGKIPILGVCLGHQCMGQVFGGKVVRAGRLMHGKTSEIRHDGRGVLAGLPNPFTATRYHSLVVDPDGLDTDFEQTAWTTDQNELMGIRSKSAPTEGVQYHPESFLTEVGHDLLRNFLKL, from the coding sequence ATGATCGTCGTCCTCGACAACTACGACAGCTTTACGTACAACCTCGTTCAGCGCATCGGCGAGCTGGGCACCGGGCACGAGATCCACGTTTTCCGCAACGACGTGATCACGGCCGAGCAGGTCGAGCAGGAATACAAGCCCACGCACCTGATCATATCGCCGGGCCCGTGTACGCCCAACGAGGCGGGGTATAGCTGCGATTTCGTCAGGCACTTCCATGGCAAGATTCCGATCCTGGGCGTGTGCCTGGGCCACCAGTGCATGGGACAGGTCTTCGGCGGCAAGGTAGTCCGCGCCGGCCGCTTGATGCACGGCAAAACCAGCGAGATCCGCCACGACGGCCGCGGCGTGCTGGCGGGACTGCCCAACCCCTTCACCGCGACGCGCTACCACAGCCTGGTAGTAGACCCCGACGGCCTCGACACCGACTTCGAGCAGACCGCCTGGACCACCGACCAGAACGAGCTGATGGGCATCCGCAGCAAATCCGCCCCCACCGAAGGCGTGCAATACCATCCCGAGAGCTTTTTAACCGAAGTCGGCCACGACCTGCTGCGGAATTTCTTGAAGCTGTAA
- a CDS encoding DUF3800 domain-containing protein yields MKVLFLDESGDHSLEKIDPQYPLFVLAGIIVDQGYAEGELTARLDKFKRALFGRTDLILHTSDITRNRNGFERLIEPGFRERCYSELNALIASLTFKVVAAVIRKDMHLDRYGMAALDPYMLSLHILVERFCFEIGNVEGGGLVVAERRAPTLDHELELAYMSLKIQGTRFIRASDIERLLPVSTFGESRTIWRDCSWLISWLLR; encoded by the coding sequence ATGAAGGTTCTGTTCCTGGACGAATCCGGTGACCACAGCCTGGAAAAGATCGACCCGCAGTACCCGCTCTTCGTGCTGGCCGGCATAATCGTGGATCAAGGCTACGCTGAGGGCGAATTGACTGCCCGCCTCGATAAGTTCAAGCGTGCCCTGTTCGGCCGCACCGATCTGATTCTCCACACCTCTGATATCACCCGGAACCGCAACGGTTTTGAACGCCTGATCGAGCCGGGTTTTAGAGAGCGTTGCTACAGCGAATTGAACGCTCTGATCGCTTCGCTCACCTTCAAGGTGGTTGCGGCCGTTATCCGGAAGGACATGCATCTTGATCGCTATGGGATGGCAGCTCTGGACCCGTACATGTTGAGCCTACATATTCTTGTGGAGCGATTCTGCTTCGAAATAGGCAATGTCGAAGGCGGCGGGCTTGTTGTGGCCGAGCGCCGAGCGCCAACCCTTGATCATGAGCTTGAACTGGCGTACATGAGCCTCAAGATTCAAGGCACCAGATTCATTCGGGCAAGCGATATAGAAAGACTATTACCAGTCTCAACCTTCGGCGAAAGTCGGACAATCTGGCGGGATTGCAGTTGGCTGATCTCGTGGCTTCTCCGATAG
- a CDS encoding DUF3800 domain-containing protein yields MTSLNLRRKSDNLAGLQLADLVASPIGRHVLGKPDKEDYRIIASKYRTSWKGDVAGFGLVVLPKGAKE; encoded by the coding sequence ATTACCAGTCTCAACCTTCGGCGAAAGTCGGACAATCTGGCGGGATTGCAGTTGGCTGATCTCGTGGCTTCTCCGATAGGCCGACATGTTCTCGGAAAGCCGGACAAGGAGGATTACAGAATCATCGCGAGCAAGTACCGCACAAGCTGGAAGGGCGATGTAGCGGGGTTTGGATTGGTGGTGCTGCCCAAGGGAGCAAAAGAATAA
- a CDS encoding Fic family protein has product MTEAIGPADISYQRDRTLSPDALFDMELTAIAAVEAKYLARPPTKRMAPFTVTWCQRVHSEMFGATRTDGGQFRNCELTIGIKQWWTIEARLQELLDNLHYMKSENVPLEEQAARLHSGSVEIHPFRDGNGRWARTLTNIWIRQQKGQVLIWPSRDIHADGPLANNVRDEYIRAVKAAEKGDLDPLIAFHRACQCKS; this is encoded by the coding sequence TTGACAGAAGCAATTGGACCGGCGGATATCTCCTATCAGCGCGATCGGACGCTATCGCCCGACGCCCTGTTTGATATGGAGCTAACCGCTATTGCCGCCGTGGAAGCTAAGTATCTTGCCAGGCCGCCGACAAAGCGAATGGCGCCCTTTACGGTAACGTGGTGTCAGCGAGTCCATAGTGAAATGTTTGGCGCTACGCGGACGGATGGGGGGCAATTCCGAAACTGCGAACTGACCATCGGGATAAAGCAGTGGTGGACGATAGAAGCGCGACTGCAAGAACTTCTGGACAACCTGCACTACATGAAGTCAGAGAATGTGCCCCTGGAAGAACAGGCTGCCAGACTGCATAGCGGATCAGTTGAAATACATCCTTTTCGCGATGGCAATGGGCGCTGGGCGCGGACGCTTACGAACATCTGGATAAGACAACAGAAGGGGCAAGTCCTTATCTGGCCCAGCAGAGATATACACGCGGACGGACCCCTGGCGAACAACGTAAGGGATGAGTACATCCGCGCCGTCAAGGCCGCTGAAAAGGGGGATCTTGATCCGCTGATTGCGTTCCATCGCGCTTGCCAGTGCAAGAGCTAG